A segment of the Xenorhabdus bovienii SS-2004 genome:
TCAACGCCGGCAGATATTCAACGTAGCTTGAAAGCGATTGCTGATGCAATTGATGAGGTTAAGCGTTTAAACAGAATGCTATGAGATATTTAGTGTCTGTGAAAACCAAAATCCGCGCCATAGCGCGGATTTTAAAGGAGTTCTCACAGGGTCGAGATAACGTGAGATCTGATAAAGACAGAATCGTTTAATCAGACGTTAAACAAGAAGTTCATCACATCGCCATCTTTAACGATGTAGTCTTTACCTTCAGCACGCATTTTGCCGGCTTCTTTCGCGCCTTGTTCACCTTTGTAATTGATGAAATCTTCAAACGCGATGGTTTGGGCACGGATAAAGCCTTTTTCGAAGTCGGTGTGGATTTTACCCGCTGCCTGTGGCGCTGTGGCACCAATCGGAATCGTCCATGCGCGAACTTCTTTCACGCCAGCGGTGAAGTAAGTTTGCAGGTTCAGTAATTGATAACCAGCGCGAATGACACGGTTCAGACCCGGTTCTTCCAGACCCAGTTCAGCCATGAATTCTTCACGGTCGCCATCTTCCAGCTCAGCGATATCTGATTCAATAGCAGCGCAAACCGGAACAACCACAGAACCTTCTGTTTCTGCAATGGCGCGAACGGTATCAAGATGTGGATTATTCTCAAAACCATCCTCATTGACGTTGGCAATGTACATGGTTGGTTTCAAAGTCAGGAAGCTGAGGTAGCGAATCGCCGCTTTTTCTTCAGCACTCAGGTCTAAGGCGCGTAGCATACCGGCCTGCTCAAGGTGAGGAAGACATTTTTCCAGCGCATCCAATTCTGTTTTAGCATCTTTATCGCCACCTTTAGCTTTTTTCTGAACGCGGTGGATAGCACGTTCACAGGTATCCAAATCCGCCAGTGCCAGTTCGGTATTGATAATCTCGATGTCTGAGGCTGGATCAACCTGACCGGAAACGTGAATGATATTGTCGTTTTCGAAGCAACGCACAACGTGACCGATAGCTTCTGTTTCACGAATATTGGTCAGGAATTGATTACCCAGACCTTCGCCTTTTGAGGCACCTTTCACCAGACCTGCAATATCTACGAATTCCATCGTGGTTGGCAGTATGCGCTGGGGTTTGACGATTTCAGCTAATTGGTCGAGACGTGGGTCTGGCATCGGTACAACACCGGTGTTTGGCTCGATAGTGCAGAAAGGGAAGTTTGCTGCTTCGATACCTGCTTTGGTCAGCGCATTGAATAATGTAGATTTCCCAACGTTAGGCAGGCCAACGATACCGCATTTGAATCCCATATGTTTATCACCTTAAATCACTTATAAACCAACAGACAAGATGCCTGTCGGTGAGTTATACAAAATGGGCGCTATTATACACGCAATAATCAGCTGCGCCACGCACTGCCTGTTAAGCTCCTGCTCTAAAGGCATGCAGACGGTTAATGGCCTTGTTCATGCCTTCTTTCATCAGAATATCAGTACAGCTCAGTGCTTCATCAATGGCTTCATCGATTAGCTTCTGCTCACTGGCAGGAGGCTTGCCAAGTACAAAACCCACTACTTTATTTTTGTCACCCGGATGGCCGATGCCAATGCGCAGACGGTGAAAGTTAGGGTTATTACTGAACTTGTTCTGAATGTCTTTCAAACCGTTATGGCCACCGTTACTGCCCCCCAGTTTCATTTTTGCTACGCCGGGTGGCAGATCAAGCTCATCGTGTGCGACCAGAATTTCATCCGGCTGGATGCGGTAGAATCCGGCGAGAGCAAGAACTGATTTACCGCTGAGGTTCATGAAAGTTGTTGGCACCAGCAGGCGAACATCTTGCCCATTCAGATTGATACGGGCGGTATAGCCGAAAAATTTACTCTCTTCTTTCAGGGGCTGTCTGTGGCGTTGGGCTAACAAATCGACAAACCATGCTCCGGCATTATGTCTGGTCTGTGCGTATTCAGCCCCAGGGTTTGCCAGACCAACGATTAATTTTATGTTACTCACAGTCTTAGTTCGCTTATTGGCAATAAAATAAAAAAAGGGGTTTAGTTTACCTGCCTCAAGGCTTGAGTACAAAATTCATTATGATATTGAAAGGAAAGGGGCGTTATTCCTTAATAGTTGTTCAATGTGTTAAACATGGATGTTAAGTAATTGTTATTAATTCCCCCTCAGGTGAAGTGTAAAAATGCGTTGAGATTTATACAACTTGTGATCGCCGCCGCAATAACCTTTTAGATAATAAGGCTATAATATAACCAAGGATGTGTCTACTTTCGTGCTTTTGAGTTCGTTTCGTTTGCAAATTGAGTTCAGAAAAGTATTGGAGGTTGGTGATGAAACGTAAAAATGCTTTCATTCTCGGTAACATTTTTATGGGGTTAGGGATGGCGGCAATGCTGATTAGTCTGTCTTTTGTACTGCTCAGTCATGTGTTTAGTTTAGACCAGTCTGGATTTGCCACAGGTATCTCACTGATGGGTTTATTTGTTGGTGCATTGGTTTGGTTGGCAGGTGCCAGTATCGGTGGGCGTGAGCAGGTTAGTGATAAGTATTGGTGGTTGAAGAATTATGACGAGCGTTATCGCCGTAAAAAACACAGAACATCATGATTTTTATATTATTATTTATATCTAGGCAAGGCGGTTATTGATGACCACCTTGCCTTTTTGCTTATATCAGAAGCTGGCGTTGATGCCCAGACTGAAATTGTAGTTATGCTCCTGAGAGTTACCCTCGTTACGGGTTACAGAAGCGAAGCCGCGCCAGTTATTGAACAGGTTAGCATTCACACCGACAGTATATTGACGCCAGTCAGTGTTCTGTTTGCCACTTTCCTGTACAAAGGAAACTTCAGTGGAATTGATGGCGCTGCTCAGTTTATAGCGTGTGTCACCGAACTGGTGATTAAACTGGACAGAGGCATAAGGATTGAAACGGCCTAATTGGGTATCTACACGCCAGCCCAGTGTTCCGACTTTAGACGTGTAGTTCTGATCAGCAAAATGCATGGAAGTACTGTTGTTACCGGATTCACGGTAGCCTTTGATATCACCTTTATCCCATGCATACTGGATAATCGGGCTGGTGGTGATTTGATTGGTAACAGCGATATCCCAGCCAGCTGTGAGGCGTCCACCCCATTGTTTACCGGTGGTAGAACCGGTTTCCCGGCGTGTCGCCTGACCTAACTGAATAATACGTGTCAGACTATCGTATTTGTTGTTTGAGTAATGGAGATCGCCACTTAACCAACCTTTGTCATAGAAGTTCCACAACGCGTAACTTGTCACTACGTGAGCACGTCCTTCATGCGTGAAATTGGAGGCAGAGGTGCGTTCATCCTTATAGTTAGAATATACAGCGCCCAGCAGCAGGTTATCAGTGAGCTGATAATCACCACCCAGTGTGAAGGTGTTGTTGTGGCTGCCGGTGTAGCCGCCAAAGATGCCAATTTTACCCTGAGCATTGCCACCATTGCGAAGTTGTTGCAGGTGACCATCAAGGGAAGAGCGAACACCTTTGACGGGGATACGGTTGACTTGATTCAGGGTCATGACCTGTGATGGCGCATTGTAGATGGATTCAATATATTGACCCAGTATGAGATGACCTAGCGGGGTTGGGTGGAGGCTATCAGCAAATAAAAATGACTGATTACTGTCAAATTTTGGGTCTTTGGAAGAACATTCAGCATCAGACAATGATTCTGAGCAGGCATAGCCAAGAGTATTGGAAATACCATAAACCAGAGGGTTTGCGATGACTTCCTTGAGCAGACCGTTGGCATCGACACGCATAATATTACCGTTGCTCTGGCTGATTTTCTCATCTACCAGTTTATTATAGGCATCGGCTAGATTTGTGGCACCTTTACGCGCTACGCCATAGGCAGCCAGAAGCAATGCTTCGGTCTCGGCTGGATCAGTGGTTTTTGCAGCGATTTTTTTCAACGCACCGTCTAAAACTAGGTCGCGAACCTCATTATTAGGGGTAGGATATTCGTTAATTCCTGCGCGAACTTGTTGTAAAATTGCGTTGATATCATCTTGGGATTTGCCTTTTGTTTGTAACGCACCGCTGAGCACTGTTTCCAACAGTCTGGGTGTAATACCAACATCAGGAACAGTTGGTGCAATAATTAAGCCAGCACCGGCGTTAACCAGCAGATTAATCTGTTCTCCGGCGGCAGTGGCACTCCTGTTGACAATATCATAAGCATCAAATGGATTCTTTTGGCCAGCGATCAAAGCGGCTGCGAGATCATTGCCCCCTATCCAGTGAATATACACACCATTAGCATCTGCACGGTTATTATGTGCAGCCAGATATTTTTTGACTTGCTCAGTGGTATTATATTTAGGGTTTAATGACCCAATAGCAGTAGCGCCACCTTGGGCGTAATTGGTGCCACCATCTTTGGAAGCAGTGGGTTTACTACCAGTAATATGTTCAGCAACATACTCAGCATAAAGCTGACTGGTTTCTCCATCTGTGGTATATCGCCCATTATTCCCGCTATCACTCAGGCTATCGCCAAAGTCATAGGTGCTGTCATAAGCATGGGCATTGGAAATGGTACTGATTGAAAGCGCTAATAGAGCAGGTGTGAATAAAAATGCTTTTTTCATTGGCTCTTCTCCATAAAAAGTAATTTTTTATTTATCAGCGTATTGCCATGCAATGGCAAAATTCAGACGATACTTCTTCTTTGCGAAGTTAGCGGCGCTGATGTGCTAGATACTTTAAATAAATTTATGTTATACAGATGATTTAGTGACAACTACTGTCCTTGATTAAGGATGATTCCCTGTTAACTATATTCCATATCACTTTGGGCTTTTTAGATATAATATGATGCAAAAGCATACTTTTTAGACTGTCAGAGATGACGATAAAAAGTCACAATAGCCGCTACCGATTGTCCGGCAGGTTAGCAGCAACGGTAATAACACACCAGAATTGTTCGGGAGTTAGGGTACTGGACGTACCAGATGATTTATTGTTCGTATATGATGTTGTCTTTTTCTTGAACGCATGCTCAGAGTGCAAACTCTGTTGGGGATGATAAGTGTTGGTTAGGTTAACGTATTGATAAAAATGATTATTTGATTATTGAAATTATTCATTCTTGTGATTAATTAACAAAGAAATATTGACGATGTGTATTAACATGACGGAAAAAACCCGTTGACGCATCCGCAGCAACGGGTTTTTTCAGGCAATGATTTATTTAATCACTTGAATAAGTTAGCGCTTAAAATAAGTGCTAAAACTTAAAATTAGTGCTCAAACATCGCAGAGATTGACTCTTCATTGCTGATACGACGGATAGCTTCAGCAAGCATGCCAGACAGTGTCAGAGTGCGAACTTTATTCAACGCTTTGATCTCAGCAGACAGAGGAATGGTGTCACAAACGATAAATTCATCTATCACTGAGTTCTTGATGTTTTCTACTGCATTACCAGAAAAGATAGGGTGGGTTGCATAAGCAAACACCCGTTTCGCTCCACGCTCTTTCAATGCCTCAGCAGCTTTACACAGCGTGCCACCCGTGTCGATCATGTCATCAACCAGGACGCAGTCACGGCCAGCGACGTCACCAATGATATGCATGACTTGAGAAACGTTTGCACGTGGGCGACGTTTATCAATGATGGCCATATCCGTATCGTTCAACAGCTTGGCGATTGCACGGGCGCGAACAACACCACCAATGTCTGGAGAGACAACAATTGGGTTTTCCAGGCCTTTCTGAAGCATATCTTCCAGAAGGATTGGGCTACCAAATACATTATCAACCGGAACATCAAAGAAACCTTGGATCTGCTCGGCGTGTAGGTCAACCGTAAGAACGCGATCTACCCCAACGCTGGACAAAAAGTCCGCAACGACTTTAGCAGTGATAGGCACACGTGCTGAACGGACACGGCGATCCTGACGGGCATAACCGAAGTAAGGAATAACGGCAGTAATACGTCCGGCAGAAGCGCGACGAAGCGCATCGACCATAACGACCAATTCCATCAGGTTGTCATTGGTTGGTGCACAGGTGGACTGGATGATGAATACATCACCACCGCGTACATTTTCATTGATTTGAACACTGACTTCACCGTCGCTAAAACGACCGACGGCAGCGTCTCCAAGGCTAGTGTACAGGCGGTTGGCAACACGTTGTGCTAGTTCAGGGGTGGCATTACCAGCAAAAAGCTTCATATCGGGCACGAGAAAAACCTCAGGCTTGCGTCCAGAGAGATATTGTTGACCAATCGAACACTATTGTTCATTGGTTCAATAACATGTATATCCCAGAGCGGAATGTATGCAATGGTGAAATGTTGACTCCACGCGCAACAAAGCCCTGCATCCACTCTGGGGATTGATTTAACACCTTACGGGCCGATGCTTCTGATTCGAACTCGCCGAAAACACACGCACCGGTTCCGGTCAGGCGCGACGGTGCGTATTCTAGCAGCCATGAAAGAAGCTGTTCAACCTTACGAAAACGTTTTCTTGCGATTGATTCACAATCATTTGTAAATGGTGCCTGTAATAATGCGGGTAGAGAACGAATCGGAGAATTTCTTTTTAATTCAGGATCTGTGAAGATCGTCGGCGTTGAAATCTCAATTCCGGGATGAGCAACCAGAAACCACTTTTCTTCCGGTGATGCCGGCCGGAGTTTTTCCCCAATGCCTTCGGCAAAAGCGGCATGGCCTTTAATAAATACGGGAACGTCCGCACCAAGGCTGATACCAAGCTGTGCAAGTTCATCATCGGACAAGTTGGCTTGCCAGTGGTAATTCAAGGCAATCAGTACTGTCGCGGCATTAGAAGAACCACCACCCAGACCTCCCCCCATTGGCAGGCATTTGTCGATGTGGATATCGGCGCCCAGATGTTGGGTTCCCTTATTATTATTCTGTAATAAATGATCCTGCAATAATCGGGCAGCCCGGACGATCAGATTATTGTCATGAGCTACGCCTTCAACGGGCGTCAGCAGGTGGATTTGATTATCCTGACGGGGGGTAATCGTGATCTCGTCGCCATAGTCAAGAAACTGGAACAGCGTTTGCAGTTCGTGGTAGCCATCAGACCGTTGGCCAGTAATATACAAGAATAAATTCAATTTTGCCGGGGAAGGCCAAGTCAACGTCATTATTGGGTTGTCCAGTTATCCATTTTTAATTTTATGCGGTTCTTGCCCTGAGTGAGTTCCAATCGATTAGGCAACACTGGCATGGTCGAAGCATCATAACCCTGATAATTGACTTTCCAGATCTCACCATTTTTCTTGCTACTCACCGATTTGAGCAGGTAATTCTCATCTAACTGAAAATCTTTGGCATCGCCGGGTAAGCCAATAATCCAGTTTTTCAGATTATCCAGAGGAATATTCATATTGGTAAGCTGGTAAATTAGTGACTCAGGAGTATCACTGAGGTATTTTTTACCATTATTATCAGTAAGCTGAATCATATTCGGCTGGACAAATAATTCCAATTCTGTTGTACCTAGTGGATTAAGCAACAACAGTTTATAGTTATCAGGCGAATACTGTTGCCAGAAAAAGCGGGCATAGACTTTCTTTTCATTTGCCAGATAAGCAAAAGAACCTCGGGTCTGGTAATTTTTCAGTTTTTGCAGTTGCTGTTCACGGATATGCCATTGCGGAGAATTGGCGGAACCTGTACCTGTAGGAGGCTGTGTGACGGTACAGGCTGTCAGCAAAACCGCAGAGAGGGGAAGTAAGCGAAAAAGTGATGATATTTTCATTCAGTAACCCTTAGCAATAAAATAGTCTGATGGGTAACTAACGCGCTATCCAAGTCTATAATCAAGGTGATAATTTAGCGAAATTTTGTCAAAATTTCTCGAATAAATTACGGCATAGCCGTCCGATTGACTTTTATTGAATTGATGCATCAAGTAGAATGCTCATCCAATGAGAGTCCTTATGAAGGGTGTGAGTTTCATGAGAATGGTTATTAATATTATCATGAGATTGATTCCCGTGATAACTCAATGCAGTTAAAATGACTTTATTAGCACTCGGTATCAATCATAAAACCGCGCCTGTTTCCTTACGTGAGCGGGTGGCATTTTCTCCTGACACAATCGGGCTTGCGCTTGATAACTTGCTCCAGCAGCGGCTGGTGCGAGGTGGCGTTGTGCTGTCAACCTGCAACCGCACCGAACTTTATCTCAGTGTCGAGCCGCAGGATAATTTAAAAGACCAATTAATCAGTTGGTTGTGTGAGTATCATCAGCTCAATCCTGACGATCTGAAAGCCAGCCTTTATTGGCATTTGGATAATGATGCCGTCAGCCACTTGATGCGAGTGGCGAGTGGTCTCGATTCGCTGGTACTTGGGGAGCCACAGATTCTGGGGCAGGTAAAGAAAGCCTTTGCCGAATCGCAGAATTATCAATCCCTGTCAGGGGAGCTGGAGCGCCTGTTCCAGAAATCTTTTTCAGTTGCCAAGCGGGTCAGAACAGAAACGGAAATTGGCGCAAATGCAGTTTCTGTGGCTTTTGCTGCCTGTACGCTTGCCCGACAGATTTTCGAATCTCTGTCTAAATTGAATATTCTGCTGGTGGGGGCGGGGGAAACGATTGAATTGGTTGCCCGCCATCTCAAGGAACACCGTGTGCGTCACATGATGATTGCCAACCGCACGAAAGAGCGGGCGCAGACACTCGCCAGTCAAGTGAATGCGGAGGTTATTTCCTTGTCTGAAATTGATACCCGGCTGGCAGAAGCCGATATTGTGATCAGTTCTACCGCCAGCCCACTGCCGATTATCGGTAAAGGCATGGTCGAACGGGCATTGAAAGTCCGCCGCAACCAGCCGATGTTGCTGATTGATATCGCTGTTCCTCGCGATATTGAACCGGACGTTGAAAAATTGAGCAATGCTTATCTATACAGTGTTGACGATTTACAGGCCATTATTCAGCAAAATCTGGCTCAACGTAAGGCTGCTGCTGTTGTCGCAGAAGGCATTGTGCAGCAGGAAAGCCGCTATTTTATGGATTGGTTGCGCTCTCAGGGGGCGGTCAATACAATCCGGGAATATCGGGAACAGGCAGAAAAAGTCAGAGCTGAAATGACAGCAAAAGCATTGATGTCCATCAGGCAGGGTGCTGATGCTGAACAGATCATTAACCAATTGACTCACCAATTGACGAATCGTCTGCTCCATACACCAACTAAATCACTTCAACAGGCGGCCAGTGATGGCGATTTGGAACGCCTGAATCTCTTACGGGACAGCCTTGGGCTGGATCATAACTAACCCTATTCGAATTAAGGTCTGATATTACGAATGAAGCCTTCTATTGTCGCTAAACTGGAAGCATTGCAAGAACGCCATGAAGAAATTTTGGTTCACCTCGGTGATGCCAGTGTTATTGCTGATCAAGATCGTTTCCGTGCATTGTCAAAGGAATATGCTCAACTTACCGATGTGACCCATTGTTTCAAATCCTGGAAAACGGTTCAGGAGGATTTACAGACAGCGGAGATGATGCTTGACGATCTCGAAATGCGGGAAATGGCACAGGAAGAACTCAAGGACGCAAAAATTCGTAATGAAGAGCTGGAACAGCAGCTACAGCTACTGTTGTTACCGAAAGATCCGGATGATGAGCGCAACTGTTTCCTTGAAGTCCGGGCAG
Coding sequences within it:
- the lolB gene encoding lipoprotein insertase outer membrane protein LolB → MKISSLFRLLPLSAVLLTACTVTQPPTGTGSANSPQWHIREQQLQKLKNYQTRGSFAYLANEKKVYARFFWQQYSPDNYKLLLLNPLGTTELELFVQPNMIQLTDNNGKKYLSDTPESLIYQLTNMNIPLDNLKNWIIGLPGDAKDFQLDENYLLKSVSSKKNGEIWKVNYQGYDASTMPVLPNRLELTQGKNRIKLKMDNWTTQ
- the ispE gene encoding 4-(cytidine 5'-diphospho)-2-C-methyl-D-erythritol kinase → MTLTWPSPAKLNLFLYITGQRSDGYHELQTLFQFLDYGDEITITPRQDNQIHLLTPVEGVAHDNNLIVRAARLLQDHLLQNNNKGTQHLGADIHIDKCLPMGGGLGGGSSNAATVLIALNYHWQANLSDDELAQLGISLGADVPVFIKGHAAFAEGIGEKLRPASPEEKWFLVAHPGIEISTPTIFTDPELKRNSPIRSLPALLQAPFTNDCESIARKRFRKVEQLLSWLLEYAPSRLTGTGACVFGEFESEASARKVLNQSPEWMQGFVARGVNISPLHTFRSGIYMLLNQ
- the prs gene encoding ribose-phosphate diphosphokinase; amino-acid sequence: MPDMKLFAGNATPELAQRVANRLYTSLGDAAVGRFSDGEVSVQINENVRGGDVFIIQSTCAPTNDNLMELVVMVDALRRASAGRITAVIPYFGYARQDRRVRSARVPITAKVVADFLSSVGVDRVLTVDLHAEQIQGFFDVPVDNVFGSPILLEDMLQKGLENPIVVSPDIGGVVRARAIAKLLNDTDMAIIDKRRPRANVSQVMHIIGDVAGRDCVLVDDMIDTGGTLCKAAEALKERGAKRVFAYATHPIFSGNAVENIKNSVIDEFIVCDTIPLSAEIKALNKVRTLTLSGMLAEAIRRISNEESISAMFEH
- the hemA gene encoding glutamyl-tRNA reductase encodes the protein MTLLALGINHKTAPVSLRERVAFSPDTIGLALDNLLQQRLVRGGVVLSTCNRTELYLSVEPQDNLKDQLISWLCEYHQLNPDDLKASLYWHLDNDAVSHLMRVASGLDSLVLGEPQILGQVKKAFAESQNYQSLSGELERLFQKSFSVAKRVRTETEIGANAVSVAFAACTLARQIFESLSKLNILLVGAGETIELVARHLKEHRVRHMMIANRTKERAQTLASQVNAEVISLSEIDTRLAEADIVISSTASPLPIIGKGMVERALKVRRNQPMLLIDIAVPRDIEPDVEKLSNAYLYSVDDLQAIIQQNLAQRKAAAVVAEGIVQQESRYFMDWLRSQGAVNTIREYREQAEKVRAEMTAKALMSIRQGADAEQIINQLTHQLTNRLLHTPTKSLQQAASDGDLERLNLLRDSLGLDHN
- the ychF gene encoding redox-regulated ATPase YchF, which encodes MGFKCGIVGLPNVGKSTLFNALTKAGIEAANFPFCTIEPNTGVVPMPDPRLDQLAEIVKPQRILPTTMEFVDIAGLVKGASKGEGLGNQFLTNIRETEAIGHVVRCFENDNIIHVSGQVDPASDIEIINTELALADLDTCERAIHRVQKKAKGGDKDAKTELDALEKCLPHLEQAGMLRALDLSAEEKAAIRYLSFLTLKPTMYIANVNEDGFENNPHLDTVRAIAETEGSVVVPVCAAIESDIAELEDGDREEFMAELGLEEPGLNRVIRAGYQLLNLQTYFTAGVKEVRAWTIPIGATAPQAAGKIHTDFEKGFIRAQTIAFEDFINYKGEQGAKEAGKMRAEGKDYIVKDGDVMNFLFNV
- the pth gene encoding aminoacyl-tRNA hydrolase, giving the protein MSNIKLIVGLANPGAEYAQTRHNAGAWFVDLLAQRHRQPLKEESKFFGYTARINLNGQDVRLLVPTTFMNLSGKSVLALAGFYRIQPDEILVAHDELDLPPGVAKMKLGGSNGGHNGLKDIQNKFSNNPNFHRLRIGIGHPGDKNKVVGFVLGKPPASEQKLIDEAIDEALSCTDILMKEGMNKAINRLHAFRAGA
- a CDS encoding autotransporter domain-containing esterase, with the translated sequence MKKAFLFTPALLALSISTISNAHAYDSTYDFGDSLSDSGNNGRYTTDGETSQLYAEYVAEHITGSKPTASKDGGTNYAQGGATAIGSLNPKYNTTEQVKKYLAAHNNRADANGVYIHWIGGNDLAAALIAGQKNPFDAYDIVNRSATAAGEQINLLVNAGAGLIIAPTVPDVGITPRLLETVLSGALQTKGKSQDDINAILQQVRAGINEYPTPNNEVRDLVLDGALKKIAAKTTDPAETEALLLAAYGVARKGATNLADAYNKLVDEKISQSNGNIMRVDANGLLKEVIANPLVYGISNTLGYACSESLSDAECSSKDPKFDSNQSFLFADSLHPTPLGHLILGQYIESIYNAPSQVMTLNQVNRIPVKGVRSSLDGHLQQLRNGGNAQGKIGIFGGYTGSHNNTFTLGGDYQLTDNLLLGAVYSNYKDERTSASNFTHEGRAHVVTSYALWNFYDKGWLSGDLHYSNNKYDSLTRIIQLGQATRRETGSTTGKQWGGRLTAGWDIAVTNQITTSPIIQYAWDKGDIKGYRESGNNSTSMHFADQNYTSKVGTLGWRVDTQLGRFNPYASVQFNHQFGDTRYKLSSAINSTEVSFVQESGKQNTDWRQYTVGVNANLFNNWRGFASVTRNEGNSQEHNYNFSLGINASF
- the ychH gene encoding stress-induced protein YchH — translated: MKRKNAFILGNIFMGLGMAAMLISLSFVLLSHVFSLDQSGFATGISLMGLFVGALVWLAGASIGGREQVSDKYWWLKNYDERYRRKKHRTS